A DNA window from Helianthus annuus cultivar XRQ/B chromosome 15, HanXRQr2.0-SUNRISE, whole genome shotgun sequence contains the following coding sequences:
- the LOC110909815 gene encoding probable LRR receptor-like serine/threonine-protein kinase At1g07650 isoform X3 → MGEWRYIQGCSLEGPFPYSSISALTQLVDLRISDLKGGAYSKFPQLEKMTNLKKLLLRNCLIHGTIPEYIGNMKLEALDLSFNNFSGRIPQSFSQLRNAKYIYLTQNNLSGTIPEWVFTSTKDVDVSYNQFIWDASHPHMCAQGFVNMVQSHSSAINDGTNILPCLRKDFPCNKSNDQSYSMFINCGGEEVYINNTLKYKEDLESKLTPYYDGGNWAFSSTGNFLDDSGDDVYIISNTSNLHNISTSDTKLFINARTAAISLTYYGLCLLNGNYNLTLYFAEIVFSQDKSYNSLGKRVFDVYVQGELKIKDFDIVKEAGGTGRAVLKKYTVNVQKNTLKIQLYWAGKGTTCIPKRGSYGPIISAISVEPNFKPPNFGKKTKVGLIAGTIGGVLFFVVLIISILWRKGYIMGGKTADSAELRASDLEKKNIFTYKQIQAATKNFDPLNKLGKGGFGSVFKGVLLDGTIIAVKQLSDVSKQGAREFVNEIGILSAARHPNLIRIYGCCAEGSQLLLIYEYMENNSLSHALLGNEKRLKAKLTWPVRFKICLGIARGLVYLHEESQLKIIHRDIKASNVLLDEDFNAKISDFGLAKLHDDQNTHVTTRVVGTMFYMAPEYATRGYLTPKADVYGFGIVALKIVSGISVYTELMSDVKGYCIIDKALMLKGRDLLKMVDKDLGSDYSSEEALTVLNVVVLCLEVSAIRPTMSQTCNMLEGKLNINDFRSSMRPPLDQRIDISLLWPDYKRNDMETGASTSTQSVFTDSFLTEDFITKDFIAETMCSGRHK, encoded by the exons ATGGGAGAATGGAG GTATATACAAGGTTGTTCTCTTGAGGGGCCCTTTCCTTATAGCAGCATCTCAGCCTTAACACAACTAGTTGATTT GAGAATCAGTGACTTGAAAGGTGGAGCTTATTCTAAGTTCCCACAACTAGAGAAAATGACAAATCTGAAAAAATT GCTACTTAGGAATTGTTTGATCCATGGAACCATTCCTGAGTACATAGGGAATATGAAACTGGAAGCTTT AGATCTCAGTTTCAACAATTTTAGTGGTCGCATCCCGCAATCTTTTTCCCAACTACGAAATGCAAAGTATAT TTATTTGACACAAAATAATCTTAGTGGAACGATCCCTGAATGGGTCTTTACAAGCACCAAGGAtgt GGACGTTTCATATAACCAATTCATATGGGATGCTTCTCATCCGCACATGTGTGCACAAGGGTTTGT GAATATGGTTCAAAGCCATTCTTCCGCAATCAATGATGG AACTAATATTCTTCCATGTCTACGAAAAGATTTCCCATGTAATAAATCAAACGACCAAT CGTATTCAATGTTTATCAACTGCGGGGGAGAAGAAGTATATATCAACAACACTCTGAAATATAAAGAAGATTTAGAATCAAAACTTACGCCTTATTACGATGGTGGAAATTGGGCGTTTAGCAGCACAGGAAACTTCTTAGATGATAGCGGTGATGATGTCTATATTATTTCCAACACGTCTAATCTCCACAACATATCCACATCGGATACGAAATTATTCATAAATGCACGAACAGCCGCTATCTCTCTTACGTATTACGGATTGTGTCTTTTGAATGGGAATTATAACCTTACCCTTTACTTTGCGGAGATTGTTTTCTCCCAAGATAAATCATACAACAGCCTCGGGAAGCGTGTATTTGATGTTTATGTGCAG GGAGAGTTAAAAATAAAAGATTTTGATATAGTAAAAGAGGCTGGAGGTACCGGTAGGGCAGTTCTAAAGAAATATACGGTTAATGTGCAAAAAAATACATTGAAGATTCAACTTTACTGGGCTGGAAAAGGCACTACTTGCATTCCTAAAAGAGGAAGTTATGGTCCGATTATATCCGCCATATCCGTTGAGCCAA ATTTTAAGCCACCAAATTTCGGAAAAAAGACTAAAGTTGGTTTAATAGCTGGGACTATTGGTGGTGTGCTCTTTTTTGTAGTTTTGATAATTTCCATATTGTGGAGAAAAGGCTACATTATGGGAGGGAAAACTGCAGATTCTG CAGAGCTGAGAGCTTCGGATCtggaaaagaaaaatattttcacATACAAGCAGATACAAGCTGCAACAAAGAACTTTGATCCATTAAACAAGCTTGGAAAAGGGGGATTCGGGTCTGTGTTTAAG GGCGTATTGTTGGATGGGACAATAATCGCAGTAAAACAACTATCAGACGTGTCCAAGCAAGGAGCCCGCGAGTTTGTCAATGAGATTGGCATCCTTTCAGCAGCGAGACACCCAAATCTGATCAGAATTTATGGATGTTGTGCTGAAGGGAGCCAACTGTTATTGATATATGAGTACATGGAAAATAACAGCTTATCACATGCCCTTTTAG GGAATGAAAAGAGATTAAAAGCGAAGCTCACTTGGCCCGTGAGGTTTAAAATATGCCTGGGGATAGCTCGAGGCTTGGTTTATCTTCATGAAGAATCACAATTGAAAATAATTCATAGAGACATTAAGGCTAGCAATGTTTTGCTAGATGAAGATTTCAACGCCAAAATATCTGATTTTGGCTTAGCAAAGCTTCATGATGACCAAAACACCCATGTCACGACTCGTGTTGTAGGAACAAT GTTTTATATGGCTCCAGAGTATGCCACTCGTGGTTACTTGACTCCTAAGGCCGATGTTTATGGTTTTGGAATTGTGGCACTAAAAATTGTTAGTGGAATAAGCGTCTACACGGAGTTGATGAGTGACGTGAAAGGCTATTGCATTATAGATAAG GCGCTTATGCTGAAAGGAAGAGATCTACTTAAAATGGTTGATAAAGACTTAGGGTCCGACTATTCTTCAGAAGAAGCATTAACGGTACTAAATGTGGTCGTTTTATGCTTAGAGGTGTCTGCCATTAGACCAACCATGTCTCAAACATGTAACATGCTAGAAGGAAAATTAAACATTAACGATTTTCGAAGTAGCATGCGTCCGCCTTTAGACCAACGTATAGACATTTCCTTATTATGGCCAGACTATAAACGAAACGATATGGAAACCGGCGCCTCGACGAGTACTCAATCCGTTTTCACAGATTCCTTTCTCACGGAGGATTTTATTACTAAGGATTTTATTGCTGAG acTATGTGTAGTGGAAGACACAAATAA
- the LOC110909815 gene encoding probable LRR receptor-like serine/threonine-protein kinase At1g07650 isoform X5: MGEWRYIQGCSLEGPFPYSSISALTQLVDLRISDLKGGAYSKFPQLEKMTNLKKLDLSFNNFSGRIPQSFSQLRNAKYIYLTQNNLSGTIPEWVFTSTKDVDVSYNQFIWDASHPHMCAQGFVNMVQSHSSAINDGTNILPCLRKDFPCNKSNDQLAYSMFINCGGEEVYINNTLKYKEDLESKLTPYYDGGNWAFSSTGNFLDDSGDDVYIISNTSNLHNISTSDTKLFINARTAAISLTYYGLCLLNGNYNLTLYFAEIVFSQDKSYNSLGKRVFDVYVQGELKIKDFDIVKEAGGTGRAVLKKYTVNVQKNTLKIQLYWAGKGTTCIPKRGSYGPIISAISVEPNFKPPNFGKKTKVGLIAGTIGGVLFFVVLIISILWRKGYIMGGKTADSAELRASDLEKKNIFTYKQIQAATKNFDPLNKLGKGGFGSVFKGVLLDGTIIAVKQLSDVSKQGAREFVNEIGILSAARHPNLIRIYGCCAEGSQLLLIYEYMENNSLSHALLGNEKRLKAKLTWPVRFKICLGIARGLVYLHEESQLKIIHRDIKASNVLLDEDFNAKISDFGLAKLHDDQNTHVTTRVVGTMFYMAPEYATRGYLTPKADVYGFGIVALKIVSGISVYTELMSDVKGYCIIDKALMLKGRDLLKMVDKDLGSDYSSEEALTVLNVVVLCLEVSAIRPTMSQTCNMLEGKLNINDFRSSMRPPLDQRIDISLLWPDYKRNDMETGASTSTQSVFTDSFLTEDFITKDFIAETMCSGRHK; the protein is encoded by the exons ATGGGAGAATGGAG GTATATACAAGGTTGTTCTCTTGAGGGGCCCTTTCCTTATAGCAGCATCTCAGCCTTAACACAACTAGTTGATTT GAGAATCAGTGACTTGAAAGGTGGAGCTTATTCTAAGTTCCCACAACTAGAGAAAATGACAAATCTGAAAAAATT AGATCTCAGTTTCAACAATTTTAGTGGTCGCATCCCGCAATCTTTTTCCCAACTACGAAATGCAAAGTATAT TTATTTGACACAAAATAATCTTAGTGGAACGATCCCTGAATGGGTCTTTACAAGCACCAAGGAtgt GGACGTTTCATATAACCAATTCATATGGGATGCTTCTCATCCGCACATGTGTGCACAAGGGTTTGT GAATATGGTTCAAAGCCATTCTTCCGCAATCAATGATGG AACTAATATTCTTCCATGTCTACGAAAAGATTTCCCATGTAATAAATCAAACGACCAAT TAGCGTATTCAATGTTTATCAACTGCGGGGGAGAAGAAGTATATATCAACAACACTCTGAAATATAAAGAAGATTTAGAATCAAAACTTACGCCTTATTACGATGGTGGAAATTGGGCGTTTAGCAGCACAGGAAACTTCTTAGATGATAGCGGTGATGATGTCTATATTATTTCCAACACGTCTAATCTCCACAACATATCCACATCGGATACGAAATTATTCATAAATGCACGAACAGCCGCTATCTCTCTTACGTATTACGGATTGTGTCTTTTGAATGGGAATTATAACCTTACCCTTTACTTTGCGGAGATTGTTTTCTCCCAAGATAAATCATACAACAGCCTCGGGAAGCGTGTATTTGATGTTTATGTGCAG GGAGAGTTAAAAATAAAAGATTTTGATATAGTAAAAGAGGCTGGAGGTACCGGTAGGGCAGTTCTAAAGAAATATACGGTTAATGTGCAAAAAAATACATTGAAGATTCAACTTTACTGGGCTGGAAAAGGCACTACTTGCATTCCTAAAAGAGGAAGTTATGGTCCGATTATATCCGCCATATCCGTTGAGCCAA ATTTTAAGCCACCAAATTTCGGAAAAAAGACTAAAGTTGGTTTAATAGCTGGGACTATTGGTGGTGTGCTCTTTTTTGTAGTTTTGATAATTTCCATATTGTGGAGAAAAGGCTACATTATGGGAGGGAAAACTGCAGATTCTG CAGAGCTGAGAGCTTCGGATCtggaaaagaaaaatattttcacATACAAGCAGATACAAGCTGCAACAAAGAACTTTGATCCATTAAACAAGCTTGGAAAAGGGGGATTCGGGTCTGTGTTTAAG GGCGTATTGTTGGATGGGACAATAATCGCAGTAAAACAACTATCAGACGTGTCCAAGCAAGGAGCCCGCGAGTTTGTCAATGAGATTGGCATCCTTTCAGCAGCGAGACACCCAAATCTGATCAGAATTTATGGATGTTGTGCTGAAGGGAGCCAACTGTTATTGATATATGAGTACATGGAAAATAACAGCTTATCACATGCCCTTTTAG GGAATGAAAAGAGATTAAAAGCGAAGCTCACTTGGCCCGTGAGGTTTAAAATATGCCTGGGGATAGCTCGAGGCTTGGTTTATCTTCATGAAGAATCACAATTGAAAATAATTCATAGAGACATTAAGGCTAGCAATGTTTTGCTAGATGAAGATTTCAACGCCAAAATATCTGATTTTGGCTTAGCAAAGCTTCATGATGACCAAAACACCCATGTCACGACTCGTGTTGTAGGAACAAT GTTTTATATGGCTCCAGAGTATGCCACTCGTGGTTACTTGACTCCTAAGGCCGATGTTTATGGTTTTGGAATTGTGGCACTAAAAATTGTTAGTGGAATAAGCGTCTACACGGAGTTGATGAGTGACGTGAAAGGCTATTGCATTATAGATAAG GCGCTTATGCTGAAAGGAAGAGATCTACTTAAAATGGTTGATAAAGACTTAGGGTCCGACTATTCTTCAGAAGAAGCATTAACGGTACTAAATGTGGTCGTTTTATGCTTAGAGGTGTCTGCCATTAGACCAACCATGTCTCAAACATGTAACATGCTAGAAGGAAAATTAAACATTAACGATTTTCGAAGTAGCATGCGTCCGCCTTTAGACCAACGTATAGACATTTCCTTATTATGGCCAGACTATAAACGAAACGATATGGAAACCGGCGCCTCGACGAGTACTCAATCCGTTTTCACAGATTCCTTTCTCACGGAGGATTTTATTACTAAGGATTTTATTGCTGAG acTATGTGTAGTGGAAGACACAAATAA
- the LOC110909815 gene encoding probable LRR receptor-like serine/threonine-protein kinase At1g07650 isoform X1, whose amino-acid sequence MGEWRYIQGCSLEGPFPYSSISALTQLVDLRISDLKGGAYSKFPQLEKMTNLKKLLLRNCLIHGTIPEYIGNMKLEALDLSFNNFSGRIPQSFSQLRNAKYIYLTQNNLSGTIPEWVFTSTKDVDVSYNQFIWDASHPHMCAQGFVNMVQSHSSAINDGTNILPCLRKDFPCNKSNDQLAYSMFINCGGEEVYINNTLKYKEDLESKLTPYYDGGNWAFSSTGNFLDDSGDDVYIISNTSNLHNISTSDTKLFINARTAAISLTYYGLCLLNGNYNLTLYFAEIVFSQDKSYNSLGKRVFDVYVQGELKIKDFDIVKEAGGTGRAVLKKYTVNVQKNTLKIQLYWAGKGTTCIPKRGSYGPIISAISVEPNFKPPNFGKKTKVGLIAGTIGGVLFFVVLIISILWRKGYIMGGKTADSAELRASDLEKKNIFTYKQIQAATKNFDPLNKLGKGGFGSVFKGVLLDGTIIAVKQLSDVSKQGAREFVNEIGILSAARHPNLIRIYGCCAEGSQLLLIYEYMENNSLSHALLGNEKRLKAKLTWPVRFKICLGIARGLVYLHEESQLKIIHRDIKASNVLLDEDFNAKISDFGLAKLHDDQNTHVTTRVVGTMFYMAPEYATRGYLTPKADVYGFGIVALKIVSGISVYTELMSDVKGYCIIDKALMLKGRDLLKMVDKDLGSDYSSEEALTVLNVVVLCLEVSAIRPTMSQTCNMLEGKLNINDFRSSMRPPLDQRIDISLLWPDYKRNDMETGASTSTQSVFTDSFLTEDFITKDFIAETMCSGRHK is encoded by the exons ATGGGAGAATGGAG GTATATACAAGGTTGTTCTCTTGAGGGGCCCTTTCCTTATAGCAGCATCTCAGCCTTAACACAACTAGTTGATTT GAGAATCAGTGACTTGAAAGGTGGAGCTTATTCTAAGTTCCCACAACTAGAGAAAATGACAAATCTGAAAAAATT GCTACTTAGGAATTGTTTGATCCATGGAACCATTCCTGAGTACATAGGGAATATGAAACTGGAAGCTTT AGATCTCAGTTTCAACAATTTTAGTGGTCGCATCCCGCAATCTTTTTCCCAACTACGAAATGCAAAGTATAT TTATTTGACACAAAATAATCTTAGTGGAACGATCCCTGAATGGGTCTTTACAAGCACCAAGGAtgt GGACGTTTCATATAACCAATTCATATGGGATGCTTCTCATCCGCACATGTGTGCACAAGGGTTTGT GAATATGGTTCAAAGCCATTCTTCCGCAATCAATGATGG AACTAATATTCTTCCATGTCTACGAAAAGATTTCCCATGTAATAAATCAAACGACCAAT TAGCGTATTCAATGTTTATCAACTGCGGGGGAGAAGAAGTATATATCAACAACACTCTGAAATATAAAGAAGATTTAGAATCAAAACTTACGCCTTATTACGATGGTGGAAATTGGGCGTTTAGCAGCACAGGAAACTTCTTAGATGATAGCGGTGATGATGTCTATATTATTTCCAACACGTCTAATCTCCACAACATATCCACATCGGATACGAAATTATTCATAAATGCACGAACAGCCGCTATCTCTCTTACGTATTACGGATTGTGTCTTTTGAATGGGAATTATAACCTTACCCTTTACTTTGCGGAGATTGTTTTCTCCCAAGATAAATCATACAACAGCCTCGGGAAGCGTGTATTTGATGTTTATGTGCAG GGAGAGTTAAAAATAAAAGATTTTGATATAGTAAAAGAGGCTGGAGGTACCGGTAGGGCAGTTCTAAAGAAATATACGGTTAATGTGCAAAAAAATACATTGAAGATTCAACTTTACTGGGCTGGAAAAGGCACTACTTGCATTCCTAAAAGAGGAAGTTATGGTCCGATTATATCCGCCATATCCGTTGAGCCAA ATTTTAAGCCACCAAATTTCGGAAAAAAGACTAAAGTTGGTTTAATAGCTGGGACTATTGGTGGTGTGCTCTTTTTTGTAGTTTTGATAATTTCCATATTGTGGAGAAAAGGCTACATTATGGGAGGGAAAACTGCAGATTCTG CAGAGCTGAGAGCTTCGGATCtggaaaagaaaaatattttcacATACAAGCAGATACAAGCTGCAACAAAGAACTTTGATCCATTAAACAAGCTTGGAAAAGGGGGATTCGGGTCTGTGTTTAAG GGCGTATTGTTGGATGGGACAATAATCGCAGTAAAACAACTATCAGACGTGTCCAAGCAAGGAGCCCGCGAGTTTGTCAATGAGATTGGCATCCTTTCAGCAGCGAGACACCCAAATCTGATCAGAATTTATGGATGTTGTGCTGAAGGGAGCCAACTGTTATTGATATATGAGTACATGGAAAATAACAGCTTATCACATGCCCTTTTAG GGAATGAAAAGAGATTAAAAGCGAAGCTCACTTGGCCCGTGAGGTTTAAAATATGCCTGGGGATAGCTCGAGGCTTGGTTTATCTTCATGAAGAATCACAATTGAAAATAATTCATAGAGACATTAAGGCTAGCAATGTTTTGCTAGATGAAGATTTCAACGCCAAAATATCTGATTTTGGCTTAGCAAAGCTTCATGATGACCAAAACACCCATGTCACGACTCGTGTTGTAGGAACAAT GTTTTATATGGCTCCAGAGTATGCCACTCGTGGTTACTTGACTCCTAAGGCCGATGTTTATGGTTTTGGAATTGTGGCACTAAAAATTGTTAGTGGAATAAGCGTCTACACGGAGTTGATGAGTGACGTGAAAGGCTATTGCATTATAGATAAG GCGCTTATGCTGAAAGGAAGAGATCTACTTAAAATGGTTGATAAAGACTTAGGGTCCGACTATTCTTCAGAAGAAGCATTAACGGTACTAAATGTGGTCGTTTTATGCTTAGAGGTGTCTGCCATTAGACCAACCATGTCTCAAACATGTAACATGCTAGAAGGAAAATTAAACATTAACGATTTTCGAAGTAGCATGCGTCCGCCTTTAGACCAACGTATAGACATTTCCTTATTATGGCCAGACTATAAACGAAACGATATGGAAACCGGCGCCTCGACGAGTACTCAATCCGTTTTCACAGATTCCTTTCTCACGGAGGATTTTATTACTAAGGATTTTATTGCTGAG acTATGTGTAGTGGAAGACACAAATAA
- the LOC110909815 gene encoding probable LRR receptor-like serine/threonine-protein kinase At1g07650 isoform X4: MGEWRYIQGCSLEGPFPYSSISALTQLVDLRISDLKGGAYSKFPQLEKMTNLKKLLLRNCLIHGTIPEYIGNMKLEALDLSFNNFSGRIPQSFSQLRNAKYIYLTQNNLSGTIPEWVFTSTKDVDVSYNQFIWDASHPHMCAQGFVNMVQSHSSAINDGTNILPCLRKDFPCNKSNDQSYSMFINCGGEEVYINNTLKYKEDLESKLTPYYDGGNWAFSSTGNFLDDSGDDVYIISNTSNLHNISTSDTKLFINARTAAISLTYYGLCLLNGNYNLTLYFAEIVFSQDKSYNSLGKRVFDVYVQGELKIKDFDIVKEAGGTGRAVLKKYTVNVQKNTLKIQLYWAGKGTTCIPKRGSYGPIISAISVEPNFKPPNFGKKTKVGLIAGTIGGVLFFVVLIISILWRKGYIMGGKTADSELRASDLEKKNIFTYKQIQAATKNFDPLNKLGKGGFGSVFKGVLLDGTIIAVKQLSDVSKQGAREFVNEIGILSAARHPNLIRIYGCCAEGSQLLLIYEYMENNSLSHALLGNEKRLKAKLTWPVRFKICLGIARGLVYLHEESQLKIIHRDIKASNVLLDEDFNAKISDFGLAKLHDDQNTHVTTRVVGTMFYMAPEYATRGYLTPKADVYGFGIVALKIVSGISVYTELMSDVKGYCIIDKALMLKGRDLLKMVDKDLGSDYSSEEALTVLNVVVLCLEVSAIRPTMSQTCNMLEGKLNINDFRSSMRPPLDQRIDISLLWPDYKRNDMETGASTSTQSVFTDSFLTEDFITKDFIAETMCSGRHK, from the exons ATGGGAGAATGGAG GTATATACAAGGTTGTTCTCTTGAGGGGCCCTTTCCTTATAGCAGCATCTCAGCCTTAACACAACTAGTTGATTT GAGAATCAGTGACTTGAAAGGTGGAGCTTATTCTAAGTTCCCACAACTAGAGAAAATGACAAATCTGAAAAAATT GCTACTTAGGAATTGTTTGATCCATGGAACCATTCCTGAGTACATAGGGAATATGAAACTGGAAGCTTT AGATCTCAGTTTCAACAATTTTAGTGGTCGCATCCCGCAATCTTTTTCCCAACTACGAAATGCAAAGTATAT TTATTTGACACAAAATAATCTTAGTGGAACGATCCCTGAATGGGTCTTTACAAGCACCAAGGAtgt GGACGTTTCATATAACCAATTCATATGGGATGCTTCTCATCCGCACATGTGTGCACAAGGGTTTGT GAATATGGTTCAAAGCCATTCTTCCGCAATCAATGATGG AACTAATATTCTTCCATGTCTACGAAAAGATTTCCCATGTAATAAATCAAACGACCAAT CGTATTCAATGTTTATCAACTGCGGGGGAGAAGAAGTATATATCAACAACACTCTGAAATATAAAGAAGATTTAGAATCAAAACTTACGCCTTATTACGATGGTGGAAATTGGGCGTTTAGCAGCACAGGAAACTTCTTAGATGATAGCGGTGATGATGTCTATATTATTTCCAACACGTCTAATCTCCACAACATATCCACATCGGATACGAAATTATTCATAAATGCACGAACAGCCGCTATCTCTCTTACGTATTACGGATTGTGTCTTTTGAATGGGAATTATAACCTTACCCTTTACTTTGCGGAGATTGTTTTCTCCCAAGATAAATCATACAACAGCCTCGGGAAGCGTGTATTTGATGTTTATGTGCAG GGAGAGTTAAAAATAAAAGATTTTGATATAGTAAAAGAGGCTGGAGGTACCGGTAGGGCAGTTCTAAAGAAATATACGGTTAATGTGCAAAAAAATACATTGAAGATTCAACTTTACTGGGCTGGAAAAGGCACTACTTGCATTCCTAAAAGAGGAAGTTATGGTCCGATTATATCCGCCATATCCGTTGAGCCAA ATTTTAAGCCACCAAATTTCGGAAAAAAGACTAAAGTTGGTTTAATAGCTGGGACTATTGGTGGTGTGCTCTTTTTTGTAGTTTTGATAATTTCCATATTGTGGAGAAAAGGCTACATTATGGGAGGGAAAACTGCAGATTCTG AGCTGAGAGCTTCGGATCtggaaaagaaaaatattttcacATACAAGCAGATACAAGCTGCAACAAAGAACTTTGATCCATTAAACAAGCTTGGAAAAGGGGGATTCGGGTCTGTGTTTAAG GGCGTATTGTTGGATGGGACAATAATCGCAGTAAAACAACTATCAGACGTGTCCAAGCAAGGAGCCCGCGAGTTTGTCAATGAGATTGGCATCCTTTCAGCAGCGAGACACCCAAATCTGATCAGAATTTATGGATGTTGTGCTGAAGGGAGCCAACTGTTATTGATATATGAGTACATGGAAAATAACAGCTTATCACATGCCCTTTTAG GGAATGAAAAGAGATTAAAAGCGAAGCTCACTTGGCCCGTGAGGTTTAAAATATGCCTGGGGATAGCTCGAGGCTTGGTTTATCTTCATGAAGAATCACAATTGAAAATAATTCATAGAGACATTAAGGCTAGCAATGTTTTGCTAGATGAAGATTTCAACGCCAAAATATCTGATTTTGGCTTAGCAAAGCTTCATGATGACCAAAACACCCATGTCACGACTCGTGTTGTAGGAACAAT GTTTTATATGGCTCCAGAGTATGCCACTCGTGGTTACTTGACTCCTAAGGCCGATGTTTATGGTTTTGGAATTGTGGCACTAAAAATTGTTAGTGGAATAAGCGTCTACACGGAGTTGATGAGTGACGTGAAAGGCTATTGCATTATAGATAAG GCGCTTATGCTGAAAGGAAGAGATCTACTTAAAATGGTTGATAAAGACTTAGGGTCCGACTATTCTTCAGAAGAAGCATTAACGGTACTAAATGTGGTCGTTTTATGCTTAGAGGTGTCTGCCATTAGACCAACCATGTCTCAAACATGTAACATGCTAGAAGGAAAATTAAACATTAACGATTTTCGAAGTAGCATGCGTCCGCCTTTAGACCAACGTATAGACATTTCCTTATTATGGCCAGACTATAAACGAAACGATATGGAAACCGGCGCCTCGACGAGTACTCAATCCGTTTTCACAGATTCCTTTCTCACGGAGGATTTTATTACTAAGGATTTTATTGCTGAG acTATGTGTAGTGGAAGACACAAATAA